The following are encoded together in the Terriglobia bacterium genome:
- a CDS encoding energy transducer TonB, whose translation MFLETLLESSPAARKRKRWPMLTAFTLELTAAAVLILIPLFSTGIIPIFARVPQPALHVVRVADKTPVKPAGGATTGGTRGSAARFVEVAAIGNQINYPPQTDIGPANEPTYIIGNCTSNCLPDGPPTGGNSSRPQPGPATPGRISVLSEGRLLHRVEPVYPHPATVIHLQGVVKLHALIAKDGTVQSLNVISGHPLLAAAAIDAVQQWRYRPYILNGEPVEVETFITVTFKRNGD comes from the coding sequence ATGTTTCTAGAAACTCTGCTTGAATCTTCGCCGGCTGCGCGCAAACGCAAACGCTGGCCCATGTTGACGGCGTTCACACTGGAGCTGACGGCCGCCGCGGTCCTCATCCTCATCCCGCTGTTTTCTACCGGCATTATTCCGATTTTTGCACGCGTACCGCAGCCGGCTTTGCACGTTGTGCGCGTGGCGGACAAGACCCCGGTGAAGCCGGCAGGTGGCGCGACCACGGGCGGAACCCGCGGCTCGGCTGCACGCTTCGTAGAGGTCGCAGCCATCGGGAACCAAATAAACTATCCGCCGCAGACTGACATCGGGCCGGCGAACGAACCCACCTACATCATTGGCAACTGCACCAGCAACTGTCTGCCGGATGGTCCGCCGACCGGTGGCAACAGTTCTCGTCCTCAGCCAGGACCGGCGACGCCGGGCAGAATCTCCGTCCTGTCAGAAGGCCGGCTGCTCCACCGGGTGGAACCGGTCTACCCGCATCCCGCAACCGTCATCCATTTGCAGGGCGTGGTCAAGCTGCATGCGCTCATCGCCAAGGACGGCACGGTGCAAAGCCTGAACGTAATCAGCGGCCATCCGCTGCTGGCCGCCGCCGCGATTGACGCCGTCCAGCAGTGGCGTTATCGCCCGTACATTTTGAATGGCGAGCCGGTGGAAGTGGAGACGTTCATCACCGTGACTTTCAAGAGGAATGGGGATTAG
- the bamA gene encoding outer membrane protein assembly factor BamA gives MAPVVAQQNGQLIQDIDVSGNRKVPSETIKARIYSRAGDVYDEAALQRDLRSVWNTGYFDDVRVEREESPKGWIIHFYVREKPTIRTIDYHGLNSVSQSDVLERYKKAKVGLTVDSPYDPTKVIKAKVALQQLLSEHGRQFAAIAVQVQQIPPASVSVTFSVKEGPKIKVGKITFQGNQHVPSRKLRAAMKNLHPIGIPSSIFLENIFSKTFDASKLEEDAERVRDALQQRGYFKATVEDPKTQLRDVTGGLHIPVIQKRPAKVMDITIALEEGPKFKLKGITFKNYKAITNTVIMRNLFPIKDGDTFDTHMLQKGIENLRKAYGELGFINFAQVPSFDIDDEKKLIKVNIDIDEGKAYYVRRIEFQGNTTTRDRIIRRELLIQEGQVFNSRAWEVSVLRLNQLNYFESLKPEDDTERKLDDANGTVDLIVKVKEKGKNSIGLTGGVSGLEGSFIGLNYQTNNFLGLGETLTVQANVGSLSRVLLFGFTEPYMFDRPLQLGFTVFSRKFDFNQARQASIAANQQLNLPTSVLNQLLNYNQSSTGFTASASYALGHSFKRVGLTYSLDNTTINTFSDASRNLFQTLNFRNISGPNALKGIVTSSVTPTFGFSTIDNPIRPHKGKSLFISTEVAGLGGNVKFYRPLIAYTQWKPLYHNNVLGVHFQGSFINGFGGEAAPPYQRFYMGGENDLRGFDVRTVSPYVFVTTIQPFQLHNPDGSLVPIDPTNPRRGSVIVPIPVNNITLPGGDTSLVGNVEYRIKVFGPVVLAPFADFGMDFVARDTQLKIAGDALTQLNSTVFGCPTIVGFQCAGGNTIPFSGALQPVPGTNYVPRLSTGLELQVLLPIVQQPFRVYYAYNPLTLDTIVRQPSPITRAMFPAGAIGDFSFQQAIATLSPDFHLQEPKKTFRFTISTTF, from the coding sequence CTGGCCCCCGTGGTGGCCCAGCAAAATGGCCAACTCATTCAGGATATTGACGTCAGCGGCAACCGCAAGGTCCCCAGTGAGACCATCAAAGCCCGCATTTACAGCCGCGCGGGCGATGTTTACGACGAAGCCGCCTTGCAGCGCGACCTCCGCTCGGTATGGAACACCGGGTACTTTGACGACGTCCGGGTGGAACGCGAAGAGTCCCCCAAGGGCTGGATCATTCACTTTTACGTCCGGGAAAAACCCACCATCCGGACCATTGACTATCACGGGCTGAATTCGGTTTCCCAGAGTGACGTGCTGGAGCGCTACAAAAAAGCCAAGGTCGGCCTGACCGTGGACAGCCCTTACGATCCCACCAAAGTGATCAAAGCCAAAGTGGCCCTGCAGCAACTGCTGTCCGAGCACGGGCGCCAGTTCGCCGCCATCGCCGTTCAGGTGCAGCAGATACCGCCGGCTTCGGTGTCCGTGACCTTCAGTGTGAAAGAAGGTCCCAAGATCAAGGTGGGCAAGATCACTTTCCAAGGCAACCAGCATGTTCCCAGCCGCAAACTGCGCGCGGCCATGAAGAACCTGCATCCCATCGGCATTCCCAGCTCCATCTTCCTGGAAAACATCTTCAGCAAGACCTTTGACGCCTCCAAGCTGGAAGAGGACGCCGAGCGCGTGCGCGACGCCTTGCAGCAGCGCGGCTACTTCAAAGCCACCGTGGAAGACCCCAAGACCCAGTTGCGGGACGTGACCGGAGGCCTGCACATTCCGGTCATCCAGAAGCGGCCGGCCAAGGTGATGGACATTACCATCGCTCTGGAAGAAGGCCCCAAGTTCAAGCTCAAGGGCATCACGTTCAAGAACTACAAGGCCATCACCAACACGGTGATCATGCGCAATCTGTTCCCCATCAAAGACGGCGATACCTTTGATACACACATGCTGCAAAAAGGCATTGAGAACCTGCGCAAGGCCTACGGCGAACTGGGATTCATCAACTTTGCCCAGGTCCCCAGCTTTGACATTGATGACGAGAAGAAACTGATCAAGGTCAATATTGATATTGATGAAGGCAAGGCGTATTACGTTCGCCGGATCGAGTTTCAGGGAAACACTACCACCCGCGACCGCATTATCCGGCGCGAACTGTTGATCCAGGAAGGCCAGGTGTTCAACAGCCGGGCGTGGGAAGTGAGCGTGCTGCGCCTGAACCAGCTCAACTACTTTGAATCGCTGAAGCCGGAAGACGATACCGAACGCAAGCTCGACGACGCCAACGGGACCGTGGACCTGATCGTCAAGGTAAAAGAGAAAGGCAAGAACAGCATTGGACTCACTGGCGGCGTGAGCGGCCTGGAAGGCTCGTTCATCGGGCTGAATTACCAGACCAACAATTTCCTGGGACTGGGCGAGACCCTGACCGTCCAGGCCAACGTGGGCAGCCTTTCCCGCGTGCTGCTGTTTGGATTTACCGAGCCGTACATGTTTGACCGGCCGCTGCAACTGGGGTTCACGGTGTTCAGCCGGAAGTTTGATTTCAACCAGGCGCGCCAGGCTTCCATTGCCGCCAACCAGCAATTGAACCTGCCGACGTCCGTGCTCAACCAGTTGCTGAATTACAACCAGTCCAGCACAGGCTTCACCGCTTCAGCCAGCTACGCGCTGGGACATTCCTTTAAGCGCGTCGGGTTGACGTATTCGCTCGACAACACCACCATCAACACGTTCAGCGATGCTTCGCGCAATCTGTTCCAGACCCTGAATTTCCGCAACATTTCCGGTCCCAACGCGCTCAAGGGAATCGTTACCAGTTCGGTGACGCCGACGTTTGGGTTCAGCACCATTGATAATCCCATCCGTCCCCACAAAGGCAAGAGCCTGTTCATTTCCACCGAAGTGGCGGGGCTGGGCGGCAACGTAAAGTTCTATCGCCCGCTGATCGCGTACACGCAATGGAAGCCGCTGTACCACAACAACGTGCTGGGCGTGCACTTCCAGGGCAGCTTCATCAACGGCTTTGGCGGCGAAGCAGCGCCGCCCTACCAGCGCTTCTACATGGGCGGCGAAAACGATCTGCGCGGCTTTGACGTCCGCACCGTGTCACCGTACGTCTTTGTCACCACCATCCAGCCGTTCCAGTTGCACAACCCGGACGGCAGCCTGGTGCCGATTGATCCCACCAACCCGCGGCGAGGCAGCGTGATCGTGCCCATACCGGTCAACAACATCACCCTGCCCGGCGGCGATACCTCCCTGGTGGGCAACGTCGAGTACCGCATCAAAGTGTTCGGACCGGTGGTGCTGGCGCCTTTTGCCGACTTTGGCATGGACTTTGTCGCGCGGGACACGCAGTTGAAGATCGCCGGCGATGCCTTGACGCAACTGAACAGCACGGTGTTTGGCTGTCCCACCATCGTCGGGTTCCAGTGCGCCGGCGGCAACACCATCCCGTTCAGCGGCGCCTTGCAGCCGGTGCCGGGCACCAACTACGTGCCTCGCTTGTCCACCGGACTGGAATTGCAGGTCCTGCTGCCCATTGTGCAGCAGCCGTTCCGCGTTTACTACGCGTACAATCCGCTGACTCTGGACACCATTGTGCGCCAGCCCAGCCCGATCACCCGGGCCATGTTCCCCGCGGGCGCGATTGGCGACTTCAGCTTCCAGCAGGCCATTGCCACGCTGTCCCCGGACTTCCACCTGCAGGAGCCGAAAAAGACGTTCCGCTTCACCATCAGCACCACGTTCTAA
- a CDS encoding OmpH family outer membrane protein has product MSHKLQLQLRVFGLALCSLFSILAAAQGGSAPGSAPARTKIGVVSSQEAILATDEGKKESETIQQRFGPRGNALKAQNEEIEKLKSQLQAQSDKLSDAERAKRAKEISEKQKTLQRSYEDFQAEVQQAEQEIMTRLGQKMIKVLEKYADKNGYAVILDTANPQTPVVWVYPGNNINKELVDAYNAENPVSGAPAGGAAKPATPAAKPAATPKKP; this is encoded by the coding sequence ATGTCGCACAAACTACAACTTCAGCTTCGCGTGTTCGGCCTTGCGTTGTGTTCGCTGTTTTCCATCCTCGCTGCCGCGCAGGGCGGTTCCGCACCCGGCAGCGCGCCCGCCAGGACAAAAATCGGCGTCGTGAGCAGCCAGGAAGCCATCCTGGCCACCGACGAGGGCAAGAAGGAGTCAGAGACCATACAACAGCGCTTCGGCCCCAGAGGCAACGCGCTGAAGGCCCAGAATGAAGAAATCGAGAAGTTGAAGTCCCAGTTGCAGGCCCAGAGCGACAAACTCAGCGACGCGGAACGCGCCAAACGAGCGAAAGAAATCAGCGAGAAACAAAAGACCCTGCAGCGCTCCTATGAAGACTTCCAGGCGGAGGTCCAGCAAGCGGAGCAGGAGATCATGACGCGGTTGGGCCAGAAGATGATCAAGGTCCTGGAGAAATACGCTGACAAGAACGGGTACGCGGTCATCCTGGATACCGCCAACCCGCAGACTCCAGTGGTGTGGGTCTACCCGGGAAACAACATTAACAAAGAACTGGTGGATGCTTACAACGCGGAGAACCCGGTCTCCGGCGCGCCTGCTGGCGGCGCGGCAAAGCCCGCAACACCCGCGGCCAAGCCCGCGGCGACACCAAAGAAACCGTAA
- a CDS encoding OmpH family outer membrane protein — translation MRTLSLSLALSALLALVANAQSATAPATSAAPAGAKIGIINIQEAIENCAEGKKEADALQAKFGVKQADLKNRKDEFDNLTKQLQAQGDKLSDEERAKRVKDLEGRQKGLQRDYEDFQNEVQGAQQEVINRIGSKMMVVLGKYAKANNYTVVMDVSTGQTVLWANDGTLITKELVDAYNAENPVSGAPAAKPAAGAAAKPPAPRPAAPAATPKKP, via the coding sequence ATGCGAACCCTGTCCCTCAGCCTGGCGCTGAGCGCCCTATTGGCCCTGGTGGCAAATGCGCAAAGCGCAACGGCTCCGGCAACCAGCGCGGCGCCTGCCGGCGCCAAGATCGGCATCATCAACATTCAGGAAGCCATTGAGAACTGCGCCGAAGGCAAGAAGGAAGCTGATGCCCTGCAGGCCAAGTTCGGCGTGAAGCAAGCCGACCTGAAGAACCGCAAAGACGAGTTTGACAACCTGACCAAGCAACTGCAGGCACAGGGCGACAAACTGAGCGATGAAGAGCGCGCCAAACGGGTGAAAGACCTTGAAGGGCGGCAGAAAGGCCTGCAGCGCGATTACGAAGACTTCCAGAATGAAGTGCAAGGCGCCCAGCAGGAAGTGATCAACCGCATCGGCTCCAAAATGATGGTGGTGCTGGGCAAATACGCCAAAGCCAACAATTACACGGTGGTGATGGACGTTTCCACCGGGCAAACCGTCCTTTGGGCCAACGATGGCACGTTGATCACCAAGGAACTGGTGGACGCTTACAACGCGGAGAACCCGGTGTCCGGCGCACCCGCGGCGAAACCCGCGGCTGGCGCAGCGGCCAAGCCCCCCGCGCCCAGGCCCGCCGCTCCCGCTGCCACACCCAAGAAGCCGTAA